CACAGTCAACAACCAGCCCCAGCAGGGCCTGGTCCGCTTTCCCCGGACCGGCATCGCCCCGAACCAGCGCGGCCCCCGCGTTTCCGGGGCGAACCTGACACCCACGCTGTCCAGCCCCGCCGCCGGCACCGTCCGGGTCCGGTGGCAGGCCAACTGGGACCAGGACAACGAGAACCTGGTCTACGAAGTCCGGCGCAACGGCGCCGTCATCGCTACCGTCAACCAGGCCTCAACGTTCTGGCGCCGGCCCGGCATGACCTACCTGGACACCTCCCGGGTACCCGGCCAAAGCTACACCTACCGCATTTTCGTCCGGGATCCCTTCGGCAACGAGGCCCGCAGCGACACCGCCACGATCACCGTGCCGGGCGCCGTGGCGGCCCCGGGCAACTACGCCCAGCAGGTTCTGGCCGACAAACCCGGAAACTACTGGCGGCTCGGGGAGGGCAGCGGCGCCACAGCCGTGGACCTGGCCGGCCGTGACGACCTGCTGCTGCAGCCGGGTGCCAGCTTCGGCGCCCCGGGCGCCTTGAACAGCGAGGCGGACACCGCCGTCGGCTTCAACGGCACCCAGGACGCAGTGGCGGGCGATCCGTCGCTGGCGGCCAGGCCCAACACTTTCAGCACCGAGGCCTGGATCCGGACCGACTCCACCTTGGGCGGCCAGATTATCGGCTACGGGAACAGCCAGGCCGGGCTCTCGGCCGACCTGGACCGGACCGTCTACATGGACCCCGCCGGCCGCATCTTCTTCGGCGTCCGGCCCGGCGGCAGCCGCGGCACCCGGACCACGATCAACTCCACGGCGAAGTTCAACGACAACCAGTGGCACCACGTCGTCGCCTCCCTTGGCACCGACGGCATGAAGCTGACCATCGACGGGGTGCCCGTGGCGTCAAGGACCGACACCACCGCCGCCTGGCCGTTCGACGGCTACTGGCGGATCGGCGGCGACAACCTCGACGGCTGGCCCAGTTGGCCCGTCAAACTCAAGGGGCAGCCCGCCTACATCAGCTACCTCAAGGGCCAGATCGATGACGTCGCGCTCTACCCCGCGGTCCTGCCGCTGGCCCGGATCCAGGCCCACTACGTCGCCTCCGGACGCACCGTGGACGCGCCGCCGTCCCCGCCGGTGGCGGCATTCAGCTCCACTGTCAGCGGGCTGACCGCGACGCTGGACGGCAGCACATCCTCCGACGCCAACGGCCCCATCGCCGCCTACGCCTGGGATTTCGGCGACGGTTCCACCGGAACCGGGGTGACCGCGGAGCACAGCTACGCGACCGCCGGCAGCTACCAGGTGCGGCTCACGGTGACGGATAACTCCGGCAGCACCGCGAGCGTGACCCAGACGGTCACGGTGACCGCGCCGCCGGCCAACCGGCCCCCAACGGCCGCCTTCACCTCGACCGTGGCCAACCTGGCAGCCGCCTTCGACGCCGCCGGCTCCACGGATCCCGACGGCGCCATCAGCGGCTACGCCTGGGATTTCGGTGACGGCGGCTCCGGGACAGGTGCCTCCGTGTCACACAGCTACGCCGCGGCCGGGAGCTACCGGGTGACCCTCACGGTCACGGACGACGCCGGCGCCACCGGTCAGCTCACCCGCACCGTCACGGTCACGGCCCCGCCGGCCGACACTGTCCTGGCCGCGGACGCCTTCGGACGGACTGTTACCGGTGGATTCGGCACCGCCGACGTCGGCGGAGCCTGGACGGTGGCCGGCGGAGGCAGCAACTTCTCCGTCGCCAACGGATCCGGAGCCGCGACCATCGGCACCGCCGGTGCCAGCAGGTACGCGTACCTGAACGGCGTCGCGACGGCAGCCTACGACGGCCGAATCACCCTCTCGGCCGACAAGGTCCCCGACGGCGGCGGCATGTTCGCCACGCTGGTGGGCCGGCGGGCCAACAACAACGAGTACCGGGCCAAGATCAAGGTGGCCGCCACCGGGGCCGTGTCGCTCTACCTCACCAAGGTGGTGGCCGGCGCCGAGACGACCATTGCCGGGCCGCTGGCCGTGGCCGGGCTGACCCTGGCCGCCAACGACCCGGTGGTCATCCGCCTCAAGCTCGACGGTACCGCGCCGACCGCGGTCAGCGGCAAGGTCTGGCGCGCCTCGGCAGCCGAACCCGCCGCGTGGCAACTGACCGTCAGCGACGCCACGGCGGCCCTGCAGGCCGCGGGCGCTGCCGGCGCCGGCGGCTACGTCTCGGGTTCCTCCACCAACCTGCCGGTGGTCCTGCGGATGGACAATCTGAACATCACCGCAGGCGGCGCGGCCCCGGCACCCAATGCGGCCCCGGTGGCGGCGTTCACCTCCACCGTCAACGCGCTGCAGGCCAGTTTCGACGGCACCGGCTCCACCGATACCGACGGGACCGTGGCCGGGTACGCGTGGAACTTCGGCGACGGCGCCGCCGGAAACGGCGCCACCGCGTCGCACAGCTACGCAGCTGCCGGAACCTACCAGGTGACGCTCACGGTCGCCGACAACGCCGGCGCCACCGGCACCCTCACCCAGGCCGTGACGGTGACCGGGACCCCGCCGCCGGGTCTCCTCGCCGCGGACGGCTTCGGGCGCGACCTGGCCGGCAGCTGGGGGTCGGCCGACACCGGCGGGGTCTGGACGCTGGCCGGAACGGCCGCCAACTACACGGTGACCGGCGGCGCGGGGATCATCACCACGCGCTCCGGCGGGATCTCCCGGCTGGCAACCCTGGCCGGTGTCTCCACCACCGCCACCGACCTCACGGTGAAGTTCGCGCAGGACAAGATCGCCACCGGCGGCGGCACCTACGTCGGCGCCGTCGGGCGCAAAGTCGGCGGCGACGAATACCGGGCCAAGCTGCGAATCGCCGCCACCGGCGCGGCGACGCTCTTCCTGACCCGGGTTTCCGGCGGCACGGAGACGACGCTGCAGTCCGCGGCGGTGACCGGCATGACGGTGGCTGCCAACGACCAACTCCGGCTCAGGGTGCAGGTCACCGGAACCAACCCCACGACGGTCAGGGCGAAAATCTGGCGGGACGGGGCCGCCGAGCCGGCGGCCTGGGGGCTGACGGCAACGGATGCCACGCCGTCGCTGCAGGCGGCCGGCAGCATCGGGCTGCTTACGTACCTCTGGAGCACGGCTACCAACGCCCCGGTGGCTGTTCGGTTCGACGACTTGTCCGTGGCCAGGCCATAGCGGGAGGGGACGAAGGATATTCATGGGCTCTGCCAGGCGGGGTTGGGCGTGCCCGGTGAGGTGCCGGTGGCCGGGTCAGCCGTTGAAGCGGATCCCGCCGGTGGTCCCCTCGCCCAGGAGGGCGAGGCTGTCTGCCCACCGGTTCGTCGCCAGGCCCGGCACCGAACTCGCCGCGCGGTTGATCACCCGGACGGGGTACTTCGAGCCGTGGCCGAAGTCGAACTGGTTGCGGCCCAGATAGTTGGCCGCCACCGTCACCGTGATGGTGGCGTACTTCCCGTGGTCGATGTTGATGGACGTCTGGCCGTCGTCCACCCAGTTCTTTTCGACCACGACGTTGCCCAGCCGGCCGACATTCTGCTGCAGCATGATGCCGATGCCCGCGTGCTCGCCGCGGGGGCTCGGGCCGCTGCCTCGGCCGGGCGTGGCGCTGGCCACGATGGTGTTCCCGACGATCCGGATGTTTTCGCCGCCCTGCACCTGGATGCCGTCGTTGTGGGTTCCGTCGCTGTGGGCCGGGTCGTTGGACCAGAACGTCAGCGAATGGATGTAGTTTCCCTCGGCCGTGACGTTGGCGCCGGGAGGGCCGCCGGGACGGTTGAAAATGCCGAGGCCGTCGTTGGTGCCCTGGATGTGGTTCCGCCGGGCCGTGTAGTCATGGCCGACGATGCCGTCACGGTAGTAGGAGGGGCGGTCGGGGATGATCGTGTTGTCCTGGACCTGGAGGTTCACGACGCCGGCGTCGGTGGCATCGACGATGCCGGTATTCGAGGCCGGGATGCCCGGGCCGCCGTGGAGCCTGCTGTTCCTGATGGTGACGTTCTTGGCGCGGACCTTGATGTCGCCGTAGATCTCGAGGCCGTCGAGGATCGTGCCGTCCCGTGTGATGACCAGATCCGCCCCGGCGGAGTTGAACGGCTTCAAAGCGGTTCCGGCGGGCACCCCGGTGGTGGCTGCCGAGGGGCGGTAACTGCCGACGGCGAGTCCCGATCCGGCCGGCTGCGGGACGACCGGTGCGGCTGGAGCCGCCATCGTGGGCGGCCCGGGCGGACGTTGCGCCGCAGGCTGTCCGCACCCCGCCATCAGGACAGCGGCCCAAACGGCCGCCGCAAGCGAGGCGCCTGTGCTCCGGGTCGGGCGGGCCATGCTGTTCACCTCAGGGGTCTCGTTACCGGCCCCGCCGGGGGCGGAGCGCTGCGGTTGAGACCTGCTTGTACGCTATCCGAGGTCCGGCCAGCTGTCCAAGGGTGTGCCGCGGCGCGGCAGGGGCGGGGGCTATTTCCGGCGGTACTCGCTGTACACGTAACCGAAGGCCGCGGACGCCATCCCCAGTCCCCGCGCGGCGGTTCGCAGGCCCATCGCCTGGTGTGCCATTGAACCCGTGAGCAGCCCCGCGCCGAGGCGTGCGGCGCCGCCGAACAACCGGAGCGAACCGGACGCCAGCGACGAGGCCCTGGCCGCCAGCCTGGGACCCGCGGCGGCGGCCAGTTCCAGGTTCACCCGCGCCGCCGAGTTGCCGCTTCGCAGCGCCCGGCGCAGCACCCAGCCGCGGGTGAGGCGGGACGCCGGAACCCGGTCCACCACGACGGCCTCGTCGCACCACAGCATGGACCCGCCCCGTTGCACCAGTTGGCGGGTGAAGAGCGTGTCCGAGCCGCCGCTGAGGCCGAACCGCTCGTCGAAGCCCAGGCCGAGCGCATGGATCTGGCGCAGGTCCAGGAGCAGGTTGTTGGTCGCTGCAACACTCAGCCGGGTGCCGGTGGCGAGCCTGCGGCGGCGGAAGAACCGTCCGGCCTGGATCCAGGGCTCGGGCTCGTGTTCGTACTCGCTGATGACCGGGCCGACGACGGCGGCGGCTCCGCTCCGGCGCTGCAGCTCCACAAGCTGGGACAGCCAGCGTTCGGAGGGGACTTCGTCGTCGTCGATGAAGACCAGCAGGGCCGCGGTCCCGGCATCCGCGAGCGCCCGGTTCCGCGCGGCGGCGATGCCGGGCCGTGGCTCGTGCGCATACCGGACCAGGCCCGGACGCAGTGTAGCGGCGATGTCCTGCACGGCGGCCCGCGCGCTGCCCGCCGGGTCGTTGTCGATCACCAGCACAGTCGCGGTCGGCAGCGGACCGCCGGCCAGGGTCTCCGCCTGCGCGGCGAGGCGGGGGAGCGCGAGGCTGATGTCCTCGGGCCGGCGGTAGGTCAGGACCGCGATCACCACGTCCCCCGCGGAGTCGACGTCGTCAGCCATGGAGGCCTCCTGCCTGGTTGTGGACGTCCGGGGATTCCGGCGTGTCAGGTGCGGCCGGGGACGGCGGGGTGCGGGGGCGGCCCGAACGGTTGCCGGCCCGCCCCGCGAGGCCGCGGGCCTGCGACACGACGCCGGCCAGGATCTGGCGGTGGAACAGCCACAGCGCCGCCGCCGCCAGGGCAAAGAAAATTACCAGCCCGCCAACGAGATGCCACAGCCGGTCCGCGTCCCCGAGCTGCCACAGCCCGTAGCCGGCGGCGCCCCACACCGCGGCGTGGGCCGCCGGCAGGATGGATGCCAGCTGCGACCTGGCCGACACTCCCGTCAGCCGGGTCTGGATCCGCAGTAACACCGGGGTCAGCAGGAAGCCGGCCGCGGTGTAGCCGACGGCCACTCCAAACACCCCGAACTGCAGGCCGATGACGATCCCACTAACCTGCACCACGGCGGCCAGGACCTCGTAGCGCACAATCAGGGCCCCGCGGCCCAGCCCCTTCATCAGCGAGGGCGTGATGTAGAAGATCGTCTCCCGCGCGCCGCCAATCGCCAGGACACTGACCAGCGCCGCCGCCGGCATCCAGTCCGGTCCGAGGACCAGATGGACCAGCTCCGGCGCGGCGCAGGACACGAACACCATCAGCGGAACGGCCGAGAAGGCTAGGATCCTGGTGGCGGCTATGAGGCTCGCGGCCACCCGCTCGGGTTCCTTCGCCGACCTGGCGAAGGCGGGGAACATGACCCGGTTGACGGTTTGGCCGATCAGCTGCACCGGGACCACGAGGATCCGGTAGGCCATGCCGTAAATGGACAGGGCCGAGACGCCAAGCACCCGGCCCACCAGGATGTTGTCCAGGTTGCGGGAGAAGTAGGCGAGGCAGTCGGTGGCGAAGACGCTCAGGCTGAATCCGAACAGCGGGGCCACGGCGCGGAGCGCGAGGTTCGGTGCCGGGCCCCGGCTCGCCGCGAGGAGCATTGCGGCGCCGACGACGTCGGTGACGGCCACCTGGTAGACCATGGACCACGGACCGGCCCCGGCGACTGCGGCGCCGATGCCGGCCGCGCTGCCGGCCGCGGCGGCTGCGATATCCGCCGCACCGACCCGGTGCAGCTGCAGCTCCCGCGCCAGCAAGGCCCGCGGTGTGATCGCGAGCGCCTTGACCGGGACGATGAACGCCAGAGCGCGCAGGATGGGTTCCAGGTCCGCCACTCCGAAGAACCCGGCCACGGCAGGGGCTGCGAACCAGGTTGCTGCCGCCAGGACGGCGGCCACCAGCAGGTTCAGTGTGGCGGTGGCCCCGGCCAGCCGCCGGGTGATGTCCTGGCGCTGGATCAGCGCCGCGGACAGGCCCTGGTCCAGGAGCAGCGCCACCAGACTGATGTAGACAGTCGCGGCGGCGATGGTGCCGTAGCTTTGCGGTCCCAGCAGGCGGGCCAGCACCACGGCGCAGATGATTTGGAAGCCCTGCCGGGCCAGCACGGCGCCGAAGCTCCAGCGCACGCTGCGGGCGGTTCTGCCGGCGAGGCCGGCTGTCATTGACGGCCGCCGGCGGCCTGGGCAAGGTGGTCGGCCATCACCTTTCCGTAGCGCTCCGGGCTGTGCCGGAACTCCGCCTCGGCGGAGTCTGCCCGGGCCTTGGCGGCGTAGTCCGGCCACGAGGCAGCCACCCGGGCCAGCGCCGCGGCAAGGCCTGCGGCGTCGCCGGGTTCCACAAACTGAGCCGAACGGTAGCCGCCGGCGGCCTCCCGCAGCCCGGAGGTATTGCTCACCACAACGGGCCGTGCGGCCAGCAGCGCTTCCACGGCGGTGTTACCGAACGGCTCCTCCAACCGGGACGGGACCACCACGACGTCGGCGTCGGCCAGGAACGGGAAGACGTCGGCCTGGAAGCCGTGGAACGTCACGTGCGCCGCGGCGCCGCCGTCGGCCACCTGGCCCCGCAGCGCCGCCTCGTAGTCCTCATAGCCGGGGAACACCGCCCCCACGACGGACAGGTGCGCGTCGGTGCCGCGGCGCCGCAGCCGCAGCAGGGCGTCGACGGCGACGTCCACGCCCTTGCGGTGCGAGAGCCGGCCCACGTAGGCGATCCGCAGCCCGCCGTGCAGTTGCCCCCTGGGCCGGGCGGGCTCCGCGGGGCCCGGCACCCCGTTGTAGACCACTGTGGAGCGCCCGCGCAGGGCCGGCAGGGAGGCGGCCAGGGTGTCGGCGCTGAACCGGCTGTTGGTCAGGATGCTCCGGGAAAGGAGCAGCGGCGCGACCAGCGCGGCCCGCAGCAGGCGGGGGGCCCTCGCCTCGGCTTCGTGGACGTGGGTGACGACCGGGACCCCGGTCAGCCGGCCGGCGATGGTCCAGAGCGGCACGGTGATGGTGTTGGCCAGGATCACGTCCGGTCGTGTTCCGCGGATCACGCCCACGCTCCGGGGCAGGCCGCGTGCCGACTCCGCCGCCAGACGGAGCAGCCCGGGCCCGGAGAGCAGGCTCTTGCGCAGCACGGGCGTGGGCGACAGGACGACGGCGGCGCCGCGTCGTTCGAGTTCGGCAATCAGCGGCCCGGGCTCGGGCAGCGCCACCAGGACCCGGGCGCCGGCGCCGTGCAGGCCCTCGATGGTTTCGAGGAGCACACGGTCCGACCCGTAGAGGTCGGCACTGGGATGCGCCACCAACACCGTGAAACTGTGACCGGTCTCGTCCATCTTTCCCCCCGCAGATCCGTACCCCGGCGGACGGGACGCCCATCGGCAGGTCCGGCTGGCCGCTCGCGCGTCCCCGGTCCTGGCGAGGAAGCGTTGAGACCCACGGAATCCGCCCAGGCTTAGGGAAAGACTACGGCCGGCTTTCGGCTTTGGCTAGGATGCGGTTCCGCCTCCGGCGGAGCAGCGGATTGCGCCCGGCCTCCGGGGGCCGGCGGCACCGGAGCGCCCCGAAAACCGGTGCGGGTTAAAAGCTTCCGCCCGGCACCGTTGCGGTCAATAATGGTGCGACAAGGGGACCGTGAAGGACCGTGCCGGCGCGGCATGGCATGGGAACCGCATGGGGGTTCCTTTGGAGCTTGCAGAATACGGCAGGGCGATTGCGCGGGGGTGGTGGATCCTGCTGGTGTGCCTGCTGGCGGGTCTCGGGGCGGCAGCCCTCGTCACGGCCCGCACGGAGCCGGTGTACCAGAGCAACGTCAAGTTCTTTGCCGCCACTCCATCGGCGGTGGGCCAATCGACCCTGCAGGCGCAGGAGCTCTCGCGGAACCGCGTCACGTCCTACGCCAACCTCGTCAAGAGTGAGGGCTTCCTCGGCCGCCTCGTCCGGGACAGCGGCACCGGGATCTCCGGCAAGGACCTCGCGGACAGCATCGGGGCTTCCGCGGACCGGGACACCCTGACGCTCTCGGTGGTGGTGAGCCAGCCGGAGCAGGCCAAAGCCTTCGCGATCGCCCGGGCGATCGCCAGCAACCTCGGGTCCGCGGCCGCGGACCTTGAATCCGGCGCCGCCGTAACGAACCTGACGGTCATCGCCGGACCCACGAACGACCCAGGCCCGGTGTCTCCCAAGGTGCCGCTGAACCTCGCCGTCGGTGCGCTCCTGGGCCTCGCCTTGGGTATAGCGATCCCGGTCGCCCGCCGGCTTTCCGACAAGTCGCTGCGGACGGCGCAGGAGGTCGAAGAGGCCACCGGCCTGCCGGTACTGGCCCGCATTCCGCTCAGCGGCGTGGCCCGGCCGCCGGCAAGCATCCTGGACCAGAGCAGGGGCACGCTGCTGGACGAGGCCGGACGCCGGCTCCGCACCAACATCGATCACTACCCTGCCCTGGGGACATCCGGCGTCGTCGCAGTGACCTCCGCCGGGAGCGGGGAAGGGCGCACCACGGTGGCGCTCATGCTCGCGCGGGCATGGGCCGAAGCGGGGGAGCCGGTGCTGCTGGTCGAGGCGGGGCTGCGCTCGCCGCGGCTCGCCTCCGTGCTTGGCCTGGCTACGGAGACCGGCCTCTCCGACGTTCTGGCCGGCCGGCTGCCGCTGGAACAGGCCATCCAGCACACCGCCGTCGAAGGCCTTCACGCCGTCGGTGCGGGCACCGTGCCGCCGAACCCCACCGAGCTGCTCGGCGGCCGGGCACTGACTGCCATCCTCGATGAACTGCGTGGCTCCTATGCCCGGGTCGTCCTGGATGCCCCGGCCATGGAACCCTTCAGCGACGCCGCCGTGATAGCAGCCGCGGCCGACTGCACGGTGCTGGTTGTCCGGCACCGGAACGTGACCCGCGAGGTGCTCCGGGCGGCCCTGCGCAACCTCGAGCTGGTGAACGGAACCGTCGCCGGAGCGGTGCTGAACGCCCTTCCGGGCCGCCTCGCGGCAGGCCGCCGGCAGTTCCGCGCCACGTTCCCGGTCAAGTTCCCGGCGGCTGGAAAGACCGGGCAGCCGGCCCCGGGCCTCCCGCCGGGTGCCCGGACCGGCAAGCCGGTCGCGAGCGCGTCCCGTCAGCCCTAAGGCGCACACGGTGGGCGCAACCGTGCGGGACCCGGAACCGGGCCGGGTGGTCTGAATGCAGCTGGCACTCTGGATCGCGCTGTGCCTGGCCGCGGCCCTGGTCCTCCGCCGCCACGCCAGGGTGCTGATCGTCCTGGTGATCGGACTGTGGATCCTGGTACCGGCCGTCGGCGCCTCGGTGGTCACCGGCGTGGATGCCGGGCCGCTGGGCTTCCACCCGGCGACGTGGCTGGTGCTCTGCATCCTCGCCGTCCGGATCCTCTATGACCCGTGGAGCATCCTGCAGGCGCTGGCTCGGCGGTTCCTCCTGTTCCTGGTCCTTGCCGTGGTGATCATCGTGGCGCTGCTCGCCTCCCTCAGCGCCAGTACGGCCGGCGGCCTGGTGGTGCTGGTGGACCAGATCCTGGTCCCAGTGCTGTTCTTCCTGCTCCTGCTGTCCGAGGCCTCCCGCGCCGGAGGACTCGTGGCAACCCTTCGCGGGGCACTGCTGCTGTTTGTGGCCGTGGCCTGCGTCGTGGCCGTGCTCCAATGGCGGGCGAAGGACGTGCTGATTTTCGAGTCCGGCTACAGCACCCAGTACTGGTTCGAACGGCAGTCGGGGCGGTGGATGGGCACCCTGGACCAGCCGCTCGCCTTGTCGCTGGCGATTTCCGTGGCCGCGCCGCTGGTGGCAGGCCTCCGGCACAAGTTCCTGCAGGCGGCATTGCTGGTCCTGATGGTGGTCGGGAGCCTGCTCACCCAGTCGCGGGTCGGCATCATCGCCGTCGCCTCTTCGGTGGTGGCCGCCATACTGTTCGCACCGGGACGGGTCTGGGTGAAGTCGTTCATGCTGGCGGGCCTCGCCGCCGCGGGGGCAGCCATCGTGTCGTCGCCCCTGATCGACGGCGTGACGGCCCGGCTGGCCGACGACTCCGGCTCGGCGCAGGCCAGGGAGGCCGCGGTGGGCTACTTCCTGGCCCGCTGGGACGACTACGTCCTGGGCGGCGGGGGGATCGGATCCAGCTTCAGGTTGGCCTTCCACGCCGGCCTGGCCAGCAGCCTCGAGAATCCGCTCCTGATGTACAGCGTCGACATCGGCATCGTCGCGGCCGTGCTCTACTTCGGCTCCATGCTGGTGCTGGTGGCGCGGAGCGGATTCCGCCTGGGTTACTCGGGCCTGGCGCTGGCCGGCGTCCTGGCCCTCGTAATCCCGCAGACCTACAGCTCGCTGGCCACGCGGTCCGCGGCCGGCATCCTGGTCTGGACCGTGCTGGCGATGGTGGTGATCGCGGGGGATGAGCGCCGGGAGCGGAACAGGCAGGAACACGCCGCCGCAGCCCTGGCGCCCGCGCTTCCGGCCCCCGTGACGTTGGCCCGGCCGCTTCCGGCCCCCGTGACTCCGGCCCGGCCGCTTCCGGCCGGCACCGGGCCTGTCCCCGCGCGCACGGCGCCGGCCGGCTGAACCCGCTGCGGGACCGGGGGAGAGCATGGTTGCATCGGGGGGAACTTCCGGCAGGTTCGGCAGGCGCGGATTCCTGGGCCTGGCTGCCGCCGGCGCCCTCTTCGGTGCGGCCGGCTGCGCTCCCTGCCCCAGCTCTGCCGGCAGCCCGCGGCCCGGCACCGGCCTTGTTCCGGCGCCCTCCGCGGCCGCCGCCTTCGTAGCCGAAGGCTCCATCGCGGAGCCCGGCGCGACCACGCCCCACACCATCCACGGCCTGCTCTCGAAGCCGAACTTCTTCGTCGCGCACCGCGGCTCCGGCGACAACTGGCCCGAGCACACCATGCGCGCCTACCGGCAGTCGGCGGACGCGGGCCTGAAGGCGATCGAAGTCTCCGTCTCCGCCACCTCGGACGGCGTACTGGTCTGCCACCACGACCTGACCACGGCCCGGCTGACCGGCACCGCGCTGACGATTGCCACGGCCACCGCGGCATCGCTGGCCCAGCTGCGCAACGACGCACGGCCGTGGCTTGGCCCGGCGACCCCGCTGGAACCGATCCCGCTCCTGACCGAGGTCCTGGATGCCTTCGCCGCCAGCCACGTGATCTTCCTGGAGGACAAACAAGGCACCAACGCGGAGCGGATCCTCACCCTGCTGGAGAAGTACCCGGACGCGCGGCAGCACATCATCTGGAAGCAGCCGGCGTCGTCGGCCGGTCATGCCCAGGCCGCGGCCGACGGCTACACCACCTGGGGCTACGTCACCCGGGCGGACTACCCCCGGCTCGCCGAACTGGTGCCGCTCGTGGACATGCTCGGCGTCCACCACACGGCACCGGAGGACCGGATCCTGGAGCTGGTGGACTCCGGCAAGCCCGTAATCGCCTGGGAGGTGCGCCGCCGCACCGAGCACCTGCGGCTGCGCGAGCTCGGCGTCCGGGGGTTCATCTGCTCCAACATCCGGCACGTGCTGCACCAGGAGGCGCCCCGCGGTGAGGACCGCTTCGGCGAGGGACTCCGCGGCACCGGCGACCTGCCGTGGAAGGCGGACGGCGGATGGGAGGAACAGCCCGGCTTCGCCGGCGAGGCAGTGCGCCTGGCCAACCAGGAACGCGCCGGCTACCTGCTGGGGTCCATGGCCGGCGCGGTGGATGCCCCGGGCTGGGAACTCACCTTCGAGCTGCGCTGGCCGGACGGGCTGCCGCCGGCCGGCGGGTCCGGCGGGGCGGGCGTGGCCTTCGGACAGTCCACCGACGCGTCCTACCGCCGCGAGTCCGGCCCGGGTGCGCCCGGCTACGAACTCGACGTCGGCGCCGGCGGACGGATCACTTTGTCCCGCCGGGACCCGGGCGCGGCTGCCGCCGTCGAACTGGCCGCCGGCGACAGCCCGGCGCCGGCGCCGGGGGAGTGGCTGGCGTTCGTGGTCTCGGTGGCACCGCGCAGCCTCACCGTGCACCGGATGGACGGCGGCGCCCCGCGCTGGAGTGTCCGCTCGGACGACTCCCGCTACGGCGGCGGCTGGTTCTCGCTGCTGAAGAATTACGTCG
The nucleotide sequence above comes from Arthrobacter sp. KBS0702. Encoded proteins:
- a CDS encoding glycosyltransferase produces the protein MDETGHSFTVLVAHPSADLYGSDRVLLETIEGLHGAGARVLVALPEPGPLIAELERRGAAVVLSPTPVLRKSLLSGPGLLRLAAESARGLPRSVGVIRGTRPDVILANTITVPLWTIAGRLTGVPVVTHVHEAEARAPRLLRAALVAPLLLSRSILTNSRFSADTLAASLPALRGRSTVVYNGVPGPAEPARPRGQLHGGLRIAYVGRLSHRKGVDVAVDALLRLRRRGTDAHLSVVGAVFPGYEDYEAALRGQVADGGAAAHVTFHGFQADVFPFLADADVVVVPSRLEEPFGNTAVEALLAARPVVVSNTSGLREAAGGYRSAQFVEPGDAAGLAAALARVAASWPDYAAKARADSAEAEFRHSPERYGKVMADHLAQAAGGRQ
- a CDS encoding O-antigen ligase, coding for MQLALWIALCLAAALVLRRHARVLIVLVIGLWILVPAVGASVVTGVDAGPLGFHPATWLVLCILAVRILYDPWSILQALARRFLLFLVLAVVIIVALLASLSASTAGGLVVLVDQILVPVLFFLLLLSEASRAGGLVATLRGALLLFVAVACVVAVLQWRAKDVLIFESGYSTQYWFERQSGRWMGTLDQPLALSLAISVAAPLVAGLRHKFLQAALLVLMVVGSLLTQSRVGIIAVASSVVAAILFAPGRVWVKSFMLAGLAAAGAAIVSSPLIDGVTARLADDSGSAQAREAAVGYFLARWDDYVLGGGGIGSSFRLAFHAGLASSLENPLLMYSVDIGIVAAVLYFGSMLVLVARSGFRLGYSGLALAGVLALVIPQTYSSLATRSAAGILVWTVLAMVVIAGDERRERNRQEHAAAALAPALPAPVTLARPLPAPVTPARPLPAGTGPVPARTAPAG
- a CDS encoding polysaccharide biosynthesis tyrosine autokinase; amino-acid sequence: MELAEYGRAIARGWWILLVCLLAGLGAAALVTARTEPVYQSNVKFFAATPSAVGQSTLQAQELSRNRVTSYANLVKSEGFLGRLVRDSGTGISGKDLADSIGASADRDTLTLSVVVSQPEQAKAFAIARAIASNLGSAAADLESGAAVTNLTVIAGPTNDPGPVSPKVPLNLAVGALLGLALGIAIPVARRLSDKSLRTAQEVEEATGLPVLARIPLSGVARPPASILDQSRGTLLDEAGRRLRTNIDHYPALGTSGVVAVTSAGSGEGRTTVALMLARAWAEAGEPVLLVEAGLRSPRLASVLGLATETGLSDVLAGRLPLEQAIQHTAVEGLHAVGAGTVPPNPTELLGGRALTAILDELRGSYARVVLDAPAMEPFSDAAVIAAAADCTVLVVRHRNVTREVLRAALRNLELVNGTVAGAVLNALPGRLAAGRRQFRATFPVKFPAAGKTGQPAPGLPPGARTGKPVASASRQP
- a CDS encoding glycerophosphodiester phosphodiesterase → MVASGGTSGRFGRRGFLGLAAAGALFGAAGCAPCPSSAGSPRPGTGLVPAPSAAAAFVAEGSIAEPGATTPHTIHGLLSKPNFFVAHRGSGDNWPEHTMRAYRQSADAGLKAIEVSVSATSDGVLVCHHDLTTARLTGTALTIATATAASLAQLRNDARPWLGPATPLEPIPLLTEVLDAFAASHVIFLEDKQGTNAERILTLLEKYPDARQHIIWKQPASSAGHAQAAADGYTTWGYVTRADYPRLAELVPLVDMLGVHHTAPEDRILELVDSGKPVIAWEVRRRTEHLRLRELGVRGFICSNIRHVLHQEAPRGEDRFGEGLRGTGDLPWKADGGWEEQPGFAGEAVRLANQERAGYLLGSMAGAVDAPGWELTFELRWPDGLPPAGGSGGAGVAFGQSTDASYRRESGPGAPGYELDVGAGGRITLSRRDPGAAAAVELAAGDSPAPAPGEWLAFVVSVAPRSLTVHRMDGGAPRWSVRSDDSRYGGGWFSLLKNYVAGPAVEFRRVRVRAAAASDRCANVG